A single region of the Streptomyces caelestis genome encodes:
- a CDS encoding GNAT family N-acetyltransferase produces the protein MWTTGAEQVEQAVAECVGLLGAVTDRDWEAVRAGRLEWSCRETAVHIAEDLIGYAGQLAGREPEAYTPFEISLEEGTDNAGALRVIRTMGALFAAAIRTTPREVRAFHPYPFRSANREGFAAMGVAEVLLHTHDLAEGLGVAYEPAPELCAFVLTRIFPHVQPGPTPWRTLLWATGRGDLPGRAPVTEWRWSNNLVLPTDRLTLQGVTPAAATDLSTVGDGGFEWLEGGPIEGTRVGAGLVFKQYEDGVHRPEWGMYVLVRREDGRALGAMGFHSVPDESGRVEVGYDLVEAARGHGYATEALRALSAWALSRDEVRTVVANVERDNTPSHKVLARAGFKAVAEDAEQVGYELRDPGD, from the coding sequence ATGTGGACAACGGGTGCGGAACAGGTGGAACAGGCCGTCGCCGAGTGCGTGGGCCTGCTGGGGGCGGTCACCGACCGGGACTGGGAGGCGGTGCGGGCCGGGCGGCTGGAGTGGAGCTGCCGGGAGACGGCGGTGCACATCGCCGAGGATCTGATCGGGTACGCGGGGCAGCTGGCAGGGCGTGAGCCCGAGGCGTACACGCCGTTCGAGATCTCGCTGGAGGAGGGGACGGACAACGCGGGTGCGCTGCGGGTGATCCGCACCATGGGCGCCCTGTTCGCCGCCGCGATCCGTACGACGCCGCGCGAGGTGCGGGCCTTCCATCCGTATCCGTTCCGCAGCGCGAACCGTGAGGGGTTCGCCGCGATGGGCGTGGCCGAGGTGCTGCTGCACACCCACGACCTGGCCGAGGGCCTGGGCGTGGCGTACGAACCGGCCCCCGAGCTGTGCGCGTTCGTCCTCACCCGGATCTTCCCGCACGTGCAGCCGGGCCCCACCCCGTGGCGGACCCTGCTGTGGGCCACCGGCCGGGGTGACCTGCCCGGCCGCGCGCCGGTCACCGAGTGGCGCTGGTCCAACAACCTGGTGCTCCCGACCGACCGGCTCACCCTTCAGGGCGTCACCCCGGCGGCGGCCACCGACCTGTCCACGGTCGGCGACGGCGGCTTCGAGTGGCTCGAAGGCGGCCCGATCGAGGGCACCCGGGTCGGTGCCGGGCTGGTGTTCAAGCAGTACGAGGACGGCGTCCACCGGCCGGAATGGGGCATGTACGTCCTGGTCAGGCGCGAGGACGGCCGCGCGCTCGGCGCCATGGGCTTCCACAGCGTCCCGGACGAGTCGGGGCGGGTGGAGGTCGGCTACGACCTGGTCGAAGCGGCCCGTGGCCACGGTTACGCAACCGAGGCGCTGCGCGCGCTGTCGGCCTGGGCACTGTCCCGGGACGAGGTACGGACCGTCGTCGCGAACGTCGAGCGGGACAACACGCCCTCGCACAAGGTCCTCGCCCGGGCCGGATTCAAGGCCGTCGCCGAGGACGCCGAGCAGGTCGGCTACGAACTGCGCGACCCCGGCGACTGA
- a CDS encoding DUF4031 domain-containing protein, with the protein MTVYIDPPTWPGHGRMWSHLISDVSYEELHAFAERLGVPRRAFERDHYDVPAQRYADVVAAGAVEVSSREVVRLLHGAGLRRPKGRAQSPGSRSS; encoded by the coding sequence GTGACCGTCTACATCGACCCGCCGACCTGGCCCGGCCACGGCCGCATGTGGTCGCACCTGATCAGCGACGTCTCGTACGAGGAACTGCACGCCTTCGCCGAACGCCTGGGCGTGCCCCGGCGCGCCTTCGAACGCGACCACTACGACGTCCCCGCCCAGCGGTACGCGGACGTCGTGGCCGCCGGGGCGGTGGAGGTCAGCAGCCGCGAGGTGGTGCGGCTGCTGCACGGGGCGGGGTTGCGGCGGCCGAAGGGCCGGGCTCAGTCGCCGGGGTCGCGCAGTTCGTAG
- a CDS encoding MurR/RpiR family transcriptional regulator has product MTSRVKESFGTPPAPAALAAKVRTLGPSMTRSMQRVAEAVAGDPAGCAALTVTGLAELTGTSEATVVRTARLLGYPGYRDLRLALAGLAAQQQSGRAPAITTDIAVDDPIADVVAKLAYDEQQTLADTAAGLDTAQLGAAVTALATARRTDVYGVGASGLVAQDLTQKLLRIGLVAHAHSDPHLAVTNAVQLRAGDVAIAITHSGSTGDVIEPLRVAFERGATTVAITGRPDGPVSQYADHVLTTSTARESELRPAAMSSRTGQLLVVDCLFVGVAQRTYETAAPALSASYEALAHRHRS; this is encoded by the coding sequence GTGACCTCAAGAGTGAAGGAAAGTTTCGGCACCCCGCCCGCCCCCGCCGCCCTCGCGGCCAAGGTCCGCACGCTGGGCCCCTCGATGACGCGCTCCATGCAACGCGTCGCCGAGGCCGTCGCGGGCGACCCGGCCGGCTGCGCGGCCCTCACGGTCACCGGCCTCGCCGAACTCACCGGCACCAGCGAGGCCACCGTCGTACGCACCGCCCGGCTGCTGGGCTATCCGGGTTACCGGGACCTGCGCCTGGCCCTCGCCGGCCTCGCCGCCCAGCAGCAGTCCGGCCGCGCCCCCGCCATCACCACGGACATCGCGGTCGACGACCCGATCGCCGACGTGGTCGCCAAGCTCGCCTACGACGAGCAGCAGACCCTCGCCGACACCGCCGCCGGCCTCGACACCGCCCAGCTGGGCGCGGCCGTCACCGCGCTGGCCACCGCCCGCCGCACGGACGTCTACGGCGTCGGGGCGTCCGGGCTGGTCGCCCAGGACCTCACGCAGAAGCTCCTGCGCATAGGGCTGGTGGCGCACGCCCACAGCGACCCGCACCTGGCCGTCACCAACGCCGTGCAACTGCGCGCGGGCGACGTCGCGATCGCCATCACGCACTCCGGGTCGACGGGGGATGTCATCGAGCCCCTGCGGGTCGCCTTCGAGCGCGGGGCGACGACGGTGGCGATCACCGGCCGCCCGGACGGCCCGGTCTCGCAGTACGCCGACCACGTCCTCACCACGTCCACGGCCCGGGAGAGCGAGCTGCGCCCCGCGGCGATGTCGTCCCGGACCGGGCAGCTTCTTGTGGTGGACTGCCTCTTCGTGGGGGTGGCGCAGCGGACGTACGAGACGGCGGCGCCGGCGCTCTCGGCGTCGTACGAGGCGCTGGCCCACCGGCATCGCTCCTGA
- the murQ gene encoding N-acetylmuramic acid 6-phosphate etherase: MTSTSDPRDLRAELESLTTEAFRPELAGIDRLPTLDIARLMNDEDATVAGAVAARLPQIAAAIDALAERMARGGRLVYAGAGTAGRLGVLDASECPPTFNTDPSRVVGLIAGGPQAMVTSVEGAEDSRELARADLEPLGLTPDDTVVGISASGRTPYAIGAVEYARTRGSLTIGLACNPGSPLAAAAEHGIEIVVGPELLTGSTRLKAGTAQKLVLNMLSTITMIRLGKTYGNLMVDVRASNDKLRARSHRIVALATGAGDEEIERALAATDGEVKNAILTILADVDGPTAARLLEESDGHLRAALAAATG, translated from the coding sequence ATGACCTCCACCTCCGACCCCCGTGATCTCAGAGCCGAGTTGGAGTCCCTGACCACCGAGGCGTTCCGGCCGGAGCTCGCCGGCATCGACCGGCTGCCCACCCTCGACATCGCGCGGCTCATGAACGACGAGGACGCCACCGTGGCCGGGGCGGTCGCGGCCCGGCTGCCTCAGATCGCCGCCGCGATCGACGCCCTGGCCGAGCGGATGGCCCGGGGCGGCCGCCTGGTCTACGCGGGTGCCGGCACGGCGGGCCGGCTGGGCGTACTGGACGCCTCCGAGTGCCCGCCCACCTTCAACACCGACCCCTCCCGGGTCGTCGGGCTGATCGCGGGCGGCCCGCAGGCCATGGTCACCTCGGTCGAGGGCGCGGAGGACTCCCGGGAACTGGCCCGTGCCGACCTGGAGCCCCTCGGCCTGACCCCGGACGACACGGTGGTCGGCATCTCGGCCTCCGGCCGCACCCCGTACGCCATCGGCGCCGTCGAGTACGCCCGCACCCGCGGCTCCCTCACCATCGGCCTGGCCTGCAACCCCGGCAGCCCGCTGGCGGCCGCCGCCGAGCACGGCATCGAGATCGTCGTGGGCCCCGAACTGCTCACCGGCTCCACCCGGCTGAAGGCCGGCACGGCACAGAAGCTCGTCCTCAACATGCTCTCGACGATCACGATGATCCGCCTGGGCAAGACCTACGGAAACCTGATGGTCGACGTCCGCGCCTCCAACGACAAACTGCGCGCCCGCTCCCACCGCATCGTCGCCCTCGCCACCGGCGCGGGCGACGAGGAGATCGAACGGGCCCTGGCCGCCACCGACGGCGAGGTGAAGAACGCGATCCTGACCATCCTGGCCGACGTGGACGGCCCGACGGCGGCGCGCCTGCTGGAGGAATCCGACGGGCACCTGCGGGCGGCGCTGGCGGCGGCGACCGGCTGA
- a CDS encoding class I SAM-dependent methyltransferase, with the protein MTDDGMLGDSQRAHWERTYGEHPGMYGERPSDAAVHAAGVFLDAGATDVLELGAGHGRDALFFAQEGFSVHATDFSPVAIEQLRAAAREQGLARRVTGAVQDVRDALRLPDASFDAVFAHMLLCMALSTEEIHRLVGEVRRVLRPGGVFVYTVRHNGDAHFGAGTGHGDDIWEHGGFAVHFFSRELVDSLADGWILDDVHAFEEGELPRRLWRVTQHVPVV; encoded by the coding sequence GTGACGGATGACGGGATGCTCGGTGATAGCCAGCGGGCGCACTGGGAGCGGACCTACGGGGAGCACCCCGGGATGTACGGGGAGCGGCCGTCCGACGCCGCCGTCCATGCCGCCGGGGTGTTCCTGGACGCCGGGGCCACCGATGTGCTGGAGCTGGGCGCCGGACACGGGCGTGACGCACTGTTCTTCGCCCAGGAGGGCTTCTCCGTCCACGCCACCGACTTCAGCCCGGTGGCGATCGAGCAACTGCGGGCCGCCGCCCGGGAGCAGGGCCTCGCCCGGCGCGTGACGGGCGCGGTGCAGGACGTCCGGGATGCGCTGCGCCTGCCGGACGCCTCCTTCGACGCCGTGTTCGCGCACATGCTGCTGTGCATGGCGCTGTCCACGGAGGAGATCCACCGGCTGGTGGGTGAGGTGCGGCGGGTGCTGCGGCCCGGCGGCGTGTTCGTCTACACCGTGCGCCACAACGGCGACGCCCACTTCGGTGCCGGGACCGGGCACGGCGACGACATCTGGGAGCACGGGGGATTCGCCGTGCACTTCTTCTCCCGGGAACTCGTCGACTCCCTCGCCGATGGCTGGATCCTGGACGACGTGCACGCTTTCGAGGAGGGTGAGTTGCCGCGGCGGCTGTGGCGGGTCACGCAGCACGTTCCGGTGGTCTGA
- a CDS encoding helix-turn-helix domain-containing protein produces the protein MPGSRDLDPSSSPRALLGAELRHAREKAGLSQEELGQRLFVSGSFIGQLEAGTRRMQREYARLLDEVLGTGDFFQRNCGAAAKSKYPEHFAEAAEAEARATAIREYASMLVPGLLQTPAYARAVCRAYQPTAPDQEIEKRVTARMERTRFLDDPTKPLLWAVIDEAALRRATGGAEVMAEALRHITDMARRSRAIVQVLPFDAGGHPAMQGCIKLMDFDDAPPLVYLEGVGIGRLDDDRATVAEYRFYYEFLAASALSPEKSLALLEAMAQDYAHEEHL, from the coding sequence ATGCCCGGCTCAAGGGACCTCGACCCGTCCTCCTCCCCGCGGGCCCTCCTGGGCGCCGAACTCCGCCACGCCCGCGAGAAGGCCGGCCTCAGCCAGGAGGAACTGGGACAGCGGCTGTTCGTGAGCGGGTCGTTCATCGGGCAGTTGGAGGCGGGTACGCGCAGGATGCAGCGGGAGTACGCGCGGTTGCTGGACGAGGTGCTGGGGACGGGGGATTTCTTTCAGAGGAACTGCGGGGCTGCGGCGAAGTCGAAGTACCCGGAGCATTTTGCGGAGGCGGCGGAGGCGGAGGCCCGGGCTACGGCCATCAGGGAGTACGCGTCGATGCTGGTCCCCGGACTGCTCCAGACCCCCGCCTACGCACGGGCAGTGTGCCGCGCGTATCAGCCAACGGCACCGGATCAGGAGATCGAGAAGCGGGTGACGGCTCGCATGGAGCGGACCCGCTTCCTCGACGATCCAACAAAGCCGTTGTTGTGGGCGGTGATTGACGAGGCCGCGTTGCGTCGAGCGACAGGCGGTGCCGAGGTCATGGCAGAGGCCCTGCGACACATCACCGACATGGCCCGCCGTAGCCGGGCCATCGTGCAAGTACTGCCGTTCGATGCGGGAGGGCATCCGGCGATGCAGGGATGCATAAAGCTGATGGACTTCGACGACGCGCCTCCGCTGGTCTACCTGGAAGGCGTCGGCATCGGGCGACTGGATGACGACCGCGCCACCGTCGCGGAGTACAGGTTCTACTACGAGTTCCTCGCGGCCTCCGCGCTCTCGCCGGAGAAGTCTCTAGCCCTGCTCGAAGCAATGGCCCAGGATTACGCACATGAGGAACATCTCTGA
- a CDS encoding DUF397 domain-containing protein translates to MRNISDSDLRAATWHKSSYSGGSGDNCLEITHDFPTVAPVRDSKNPAGPKLVFRTTAWAAFVANLKGGTA, encoded by the coding sequence ATGAGGAACATCTCTGACTCCGACCTGCGCGCGGCTACCTGGCACAAGTCCAGCTACAGCGGCGGGAGCGGCGACAACTGCCTGGAAATCACTCACGACTTCCCCACCGTCGCTCCCGTCCGCGACTCCAAGAACCCCGCCGGCCCGAAGCTCGTGTTCCGGACTACGGCGTGGGCGGCGTTCGTCGCGAACCTCAAGGGCGGCACCGCCTGA